The following proteins are encoded in a genomic region of Spirosoma sp. SC4-14:
- a CDS encoding DUF6728 family protein: MNRFIDYLKIGPVFSYFIRVFRKPDPNQPTSVNLRMMHGINRISIIMFLFAVIVYTVRHCTR, encoded by the coding sequence GTGAACAGATTCATTGATTATCTAAAAATCGGGCCGGTTTTCTCGTATTTCATTCGAGTTTTTCGGAAACCAGACCCTAATCAACCAACCAGCGTAAACCTACGCATGATGCACGGTATCAATCGGATTTCGATTATTATGTTTTTGTTTGCCGTAATTGTATACACCGTTCGTCATTGCACCCGATGA
- a CDS encoding MmcQ/YjbR family DNA-binding protein: protein MNIETLREYCLAKVGSQESFPFGEVTLVFKVGGKIFALMDTESRPTTINLKCDPERAVQLRETYSFVAPGYHMNKKHWNTITIDGNVRSTDIQEWIDHSYELVKKSLPKTVQAQLN from the coding sequence ATGAATATCGAAACCCTACGCGAATATTGCCTGGCCAAGGTGGGTAGCCAAGAGTCATTTCCTTTCGGAGAAGTAACACTCGTTTTTAAAGTTGGTGGAAAGATTTTCGCACTGATGGATACCGAAAGCCGTCCAACTACAATCAATCTGAAGTGTGATCCCGAACGGGCTGTTCAGTTACGGGAAACCTATTCGTTTGTGGCCCCCGGCTACCATATGAATAAGAAACACTGGAACACTATTACCATTGATGGCAACGTTCGTAGCACTGATATTCAGGAATGGATCGATCACTCCTATGAGCTGGTCAAAAAAAGCCTGCCTAAAACAGTACAGGCTCAATTAAACTAA
- a CDS encoding tetratricopeptide repeat protein, producing MEVALLGLLFVVYLTIRYYFVDHDTPADKDRKRFRKGIELVTCRNYAEAHRYFTDAIRHYPKSAIAYAYRGKCQLVQENYYSAIYDLTQAINRDNTLADCYLDRGIAYYSIEQYNEAFREFDKAVWHFRDEQPDAYRWRALARIRVRQLPQAESDLRRAVALGDENSFHLLLQPPFTKPVYQK from the coding sequence ATGGAAGTTGCGCTGTTAGGTCTGCTGTTTGTGGTCTATCTGACTATCCGGTACTACTTTGTGGATCATGACACTCCGGCCGATAAAGACCGGAAACGGTTCCGCAAAGGGATTGAACTGGTTACATGCCGGAACTATGCCGAAGCCCACCGTTACTTTACGGATGCCATTCGGCATTACCCAAAATCAGCCATTGCTTATGCCTACCGCGGAAAATGCCAGCTTGTGCAGGAAAACTACTACTCAGCCATATACGACCTTACGCAAGCTATCAACCGCGACAATACGCTGGCCGATTGTTATCTGGACCGGGGCATTGCCTATTATAGTATTGAGCAGTATAATGAAGCTTTTCGTGAGTTCGATAAAGCCGTGTGGCATTTCCGCGATGAACAGCCCGATGCCTACCGCTGGCGTGCGCTAGCCCGAATTCGGGTTCGGCAACTACCTCAGGCCGAAAGTGACCTTCGCCGGGCGGTAGCCCTTGGCGACGAAAATTCATTCCATCTTCTTCTCCAACCACCTTTTACCAAACCGGTATATCAGAAGTAA
- a CDS encoding thioredoxin family protein, with the protein MKKILLLVLIANVAIAQAQKAGIQFKEAPIERVFQDARRAGKPVFVEIFSPTCHVCQSFIPTLADARVGKFYNSKFVSTKLDIGQPSTRAFLDKKHLFVPSLPLFLYFDPQQNLIHFAMSNNTTDEVIRHGTIALDPKSRSQSMKSRYQQGERSAAFLIDYAMFGRVTKDTVANMAAMNDYVRQQSPATYANQTNWLALQKLVLDFENPMFQYMLAHLDTYRKAYGAEPTQQVAENILMSSLYSSRGAQFPVSKILQIRQDLTKIGIDPRVAANRTLLPEVNAYFRAHQTAKAVERMDNQVNSNQLTVPEYIYISRLFNRASPDASDVPTVLKWLNKGLATKPSPKEQADLYYEMAEAYRRSGKNADAQKAAQKSMELAQASHLDTRRNVEQMGKLK; encoded by the coding sequence ATGAAAAAGATTCTTCTGCTAGTACTGATTGCCAATGTTGCGATTGCCCAGGCCCAAAAAGCCGGGATTCAATTTAAGGAAGCTCCCATCGAACGTGTATTTCAGGATGCCCGTCGAGCCGGTAAGCCTGTTTTTGTTGAGATATTTTCACCAACCTGCCATGTGTGCCAAAGCTTTATTCCAACGCTGGCCGACGCACGAGTAGGAAAATTTTATAATAGTAAGTTCGTCAGTACAAAACTGGATATTGGCCAGCCATCGACGCGTGCATTTCTAGACAAAAAGCACCTGTTTGTGCCGTCGTTGCCGTTGTTTCTGTATTTTGATCCGCAACAGAATCTGATTCATTTTGCCATGAGCAATAACACGACGGATGAGGTTATTCGTCATGGCACAATTGCACTGGACCCCAAATCGCGTAGTCAGAGTATGAAATCGCGCTACCAGCAGGGCGAACGGTCGGCGGCTTTTCTGATCGACTATGCCATGTTTGGGCGGGTAACCAAAGATACGGTAGCTAATATGGCGGCAATGAACGACTATGTTCGTCAGCAATCTCCGGCCACATATGCTAATCAGACCAACTGGCTGGCTTTGCAAAAACTGGTACTTGATTTCGAGAATCCAATGTTTCAATATATGCTGGCTCATCTGGATACATATCGGAAAGCCTATGGTGCCGAACCAACGCAACAGGTAGCCGAAAATATCCTGATGTCGTCGTTATATAGTAGTCGTGGTGCCCAGTTTCCCGTTTCTAAAATCCTACAGATTCGGCAGGATCTGACAAAAATTGGTATCGATCCGAGAGTTGCGGCCAACCGGACACTGCTTCCCGAAGTGAATGCTTATTTCCGGGCTCACCAAACGGCCAAAGCTGTTGAGCGCATGGATAATCAGGTAAACTCCAATCAATTGACGGTGCCCGAATACATTTATATTTCGCGGCTCTTCAACCGGGCAAGTCCCGATGCTTCGGATGTGCCAACGGTTCTAAAATGGCTGAATAAAGGTTTGGCCACAAAGCCATCTCCTAAAGAACAGGCCGATTTATACTACGAAATGGCTGAAGCCTATCGGCGTAGCGGTAAAAATGCTGATGCCCAGAAAGCCGCTCAGAAGTCGATGGAATTAGCCCAGGCCAGTCATCTGGATACCCGCCGGAATGTGGAGCAGATGGGAAAGCTGAAGTAG
- the gldC gene encoding gliding motility protein GldC produces MKKSDIHFTVELDNQNIPEKIYWDATENPNEGLSDTRAIAIALWDQYHNSTLKIDLWTKEMEVIDMKRFLIEIMSGIADTAVNATGDKRMASDIENTCRVLSKRLEEEIKEQQKNQ; encoded by the coding sequence ATGAAAAAGTCAGACATTCATTTTACCGTCGAATTAGATAATCAGAATATTCCTGAGAAGATTTACTGGGATGCCACCGAAAACCCAAACGAAGGACTGAGCGATACGCGGGCCATTGCCATTGCACTTTGGGATCAATACCATAATAGCACCCTTAAAATTGACCTCTGGACTAAAGAGATGGAAGTGATTGATATGAAGCGCTTCCTGATCGAAATTATGAGTGGTATTGCCGATACGGCGGTTAATGCAACTGGCGATAAACGCATGGCCAGCGATATTGAAAACACCTGTCGGGTACTGAGCAAACGACTCGAAGAAGAAATCAAAGAACAGCAAAAGAACCAGTAG
- a CDS encoding DUF4386 domain-containing protein: MTKNHNEQPQASKPMKPTRTIPTIVGALFVSAAVTAIIGLALYDPILHDPDYILTGSAHEGQVIMGAFFEIILAFSVIGTSISVFPVLKKQNESIALGYVCGRLLEAAIIIVGIISLLAIVTLNHDFSTTTASDRSSFLTAGKLLVAVHNWTFLFGPNIALGPNTLMLSYLLYKSKLVPRFIPMLGFIGGPLIFLSAMFVMFGVYAQISVWGSICAIPVFAFEMSLAVRLLVTGFVTTTDSTEQIAKYRFGKA; encoded by the coding sequence ATGACAAAAAATCATAATGAACAACCCCAGGCCAGTAAACCGATGAAGCCAACCCGAACCATTCCCACTATTGTCGGTGCGCTCTTTGTTAGTGCAGCCGTTACTGCCATAATTGGTCTTGCGTTATACGACCCTATCCTACATGATCCTGACTATATCCTTACTGGTTCTGCTCACGAAGGACAAGTGATTATGGGGGCGTTTTTTGAAATTATCCTTGCCTTTTCTGTGATTGGCACGTCTATTTCGGTCTTTCCGGTGCTGAAAAAGCAAAACGAGAGCATTGCCCTCGGTTATGTTTGCGGACGACTGTTGGAAGCCGCTATCATTATAGTCGGTATCATTAGTCTGTTAGCCATCGTGACGTTAAATCATGATTTTTCGACGACAACCGCTTCGGATAGGTCTTCTTTTCTGACGGCTGGTAAGTTATTGGTAGCTGTTCATAACTGGACGTTCTTGTTTGGACCTAACATCGCATTAGGGCCTAATACGCTGATGCTAAGCTACCTGCTCTACAAATCGAAACTGGTTCCGAGGTTCATACCGATGTTGGGGTTTATTGGAGGGCCTTTAATTTTTCTGTCGGCTATGTTTGTGATGTTTGGGGTATATGCCCAGATTTCGGTATGGGGAAGTATTTGTGCCATTCCGGTATTTGCGTTTGAAATGTCGTTGGCAGTCAGATTGTTAGTTACAGGGTTTGTCACAACGACAGATTCAACAGAACAGATCGCCAAATACCGGTTTGGTAAAGCATGA
- a CDS encoding porin family protein codes for MLRLIFLLFSLTTSTAFSQQTTLNLLFNGVTTHFNYGSQNSRLKDYRKGILGAQLGASFQAGVTNRFSLVPELYAIMKGGRLLANNPLTTNQSTVRLYTLELPVLARLHMGRFYLNGGPYVTYALGGTMTIEGTDVSQQKKTALNFGRASGTFNRWEAGAQVGAGYVFPCRKKRLALDVRYSYGLSSVSTDIDRYNRYLNVGLLMSQSWATNPLGRK; via the coding sequence TTGTTAAGACTGATTTTTCTGCTGTTCAGTCTGACTACCTCTACTGCCTTTTCGCAACAGACCACGCTTAATCTGCTGTTCAATGGTGTAACCACTCATTTTAATTATGGCAGTCAGAACAGTCGCTTAAAAGACTACAGGAAAGGCATTTTAGGCGCACAATTGGGAGCATCGTTTCAGGCGGGTGTTACGAATCGCTTCTCGCTGGTGCCTGAGCTTTATGCAATTATGAAGGGAGGAAGACTGCTTGCCAATAATCCGCTCACTACCAATCAATCGACAGTACGTTTGTATACGCTGGAGTTGCCTGTTCTGGCGCGTTTGCACATGGGTCGTTTTTACTTAAACGGCGGTCCTTACGTGACTTATGCGCTTGGCGGTACTATGACCATCGAGGGAACTGATGTAAGCCAGCAGAAAAAGACCGCACTCAATTTTGGTCGCGCCAGTGGAACATTTAACCGCTGGGAAGCAGGGGCGCAGGTAGGAGCTGGCTATGTGTTCCCCTGTCGAAAAAAGCGATTAGCGCTCGATGTTAGGTACAGTTATGGGCTCTCGAGTGTCTCGACCGACATTGATCGCTACAACCGTTACCTGAATGTTGGCCTGCTTATGTCTCAGTCGTGGGCTACTAATCCACTTGGTCGAAAATGA
- a CDS encoding response regulator transcription factor, producing MIHRYTCLIIEDEPLALERTQEFVGKIPSLSLCATFDNALDGLAYLKQHPVDILFLDINMDELSGIELLESARIDSQVIITTAYSEYALKGYELNVADYLLKPFTFNRFVQAIDKVQEKLAFRQPKPQPDFIFVKTENRLEKITLSDILFIEGMRDYRRIHTVDKKIMTLQNFSEFEQIIPSSQVCRVHKSYMVAIHKIESIERSRIRIANQLIPISDTYKDQFFQLINSTAQ from the coding sequence ATGATTCACCGGTATACCTGCCTTATTATTGAAGACGAACCGCTGGCGCTGGAACGAACGCAGGAGTTTGTCGGTAAAATCCCTTCGCTGAGCCTATGTGCGACATTCGACAATGCACTCGATGGCCTGGCCTATCTGAAACAGCACCCTGTCGATATTCTCTTTTTAGATATTAACATGGACGAACTATCGGGGATTGAACTGCTTGAGAGTGCCCGCATCGATAGTCAGGTCATTATCACAACGGCCTACTCCGAGTATGCGCTCAAAGGATATGAACTCAATGTTGCCGATTATTTACTGAAGCCATTTACGTTTAATCGGTTTGTGCAGGCGATCGACAAAGTACAGGAAAAACTAGCCTTTCGACAGCCGAAACCCCAGCCCGATTTTATTTTCGTAAAAACAGAAAACCGACTGGAGAAAATTACACTTTCCGACATCCTGTTCATTGAAGGCATGCGGGACTATCGACGCATCCATACCGTCGATAAGAAGATTATGACTCTGCAAAACTTCAGCGAATTTGAGCAGATTATTCCATCTAGCCAGGTCTGTCGGGTGCATAAGTCATACATGGTGGCGATTCATAAAATTGAGTCTATCGAACGCAGTCGTATTCGTATTGCCAATCAGCTTATACCCATTTCAGATACTTATAAAGACCAGTTCTTTCAACTCATCAACAGCACTGCTCAGTAG
- a CDS encoding sensor histidine kinase codes for MKRSLIIGLHAGFWLCYCLLILLMLGVFFQNNAEEQRVNYYFGLIFRMAVVPSVIGFYLFYFLVFSTYVRTRKLWIAIGYALLGSILAASVGYVGVASRYGTACLSKTGSALGGFLLITFVAFVSGVVALVIQGFITWFSEIKLKEALAQKNHEMELALIKSQLDPHFLFNTINNIDVLILKNAAAASSYLNQLSDIMRFMLYETKTNVIPLTKEVEYIEKYIALQKIRTTNQGYISFLVEGSLGGKTIAPMVLIPFIENAFKHTGNKKLENAISVSICSREKSIEFSCKNRINPNKTSLSNANGLGNELIRKRLNLLYPERHTLAISQQGNLYQVQLTITNP; via the coding sequence ATGAAACGATCGCTAATCATTGGGCTACATGCTGGTTTCTGGCTATGTTATTGCCTGTTGATCCTGCTGATGCTAGGCGTATTTTTCCAGAACAATGCCGAGGAGCAGCGAGTCAATTACTATTTTGGACTGATTTTTCGAATGGCTGTTGTGCCGTCGGTTATTGGTTTTTACCTGTTCTATTTTCTGGTATTTTCAACTTATGTGCGTACCCGAAAGTTATGGATTGCCATCGGTTATGCATTGCTCGGGTCAATTTTGGCCGCTAGTGTGGGCTATGTTGGTGTAGCAAGTCGGTATGGCACTGCCTGCCTGAGCAAGACCGGTAGTGCGTTGGGCGGGTTTTTGCTCATCACCTTTGTTGCTTTTGTGAGTGGGGTAGTGGCGTTGGTGATCCAGGGATTTATTACCTGGTTTTCGGAAATCAAACTGAAAGAAGCCCTGGCGCAGAAGAATCACGAAATGGAGCTGGCGTTGATCAAATCACAACTCGATCCGCATTTCCTGTTCAATACCATCAACAACATCGATGTGCTGATTCTGAAAAATGCCGCTGCCGCTTCGTCCTACCTGAATCAATTATCCGACATTATGCGGTTCATGCTCTACGAGACAAAAACAAATGTGATACCACTAACCAAAGAAGTTGAATATATCGAGAAATATATTGCGCTACAGAAAATCAGAACGACCAATCAGGGCTATATTAGTTTCTTGGTAGAGGGTTCGCTGGGCGGTAAAACGATTGCGCCAATGGTGCTGATTCCATTCATCGAAAATGCGTTTAAGCATACTGGAAACAAGAAACTCGAAAATGCCATTTCGGTAAGTATTTGTAGCCGGGAAAAGTCGATTGAGTTTAGTTGTAAAAACCGCATAAACCCCAACAAAACGAGCCTGTCTAATGCCAACGGACTGGGTAACGAGCTGATCCGAAAGCGGTTGAATCTGCTATATCCGGAACGGCACACGCTGGCCATCAGCCAGCAGGGAAATCTGTATCAGGTGCAGTTGACCATTACGAACCCATGA
- a CDS encoding ArsC family reductase: MYTVYAIPNCETVKKARVWLGEHNITYQFHDYKKQGIDRKTIEHWLTQKPWEELVNRAGTTWKKLPDTDKPTDAESAIALMLEKPSVIRRPLIEQNGQLVALGFKADQYAETFTV, from the coding sequence ATGTATACAGTATACGCCATTCCTAACTGCGAAACCGTAAAGAAAGCCCGCGTATGGCTGGGCGAGCACAATATTACCTATCAATTTCACGACTATAAAAAACAGGGCATCGACCGAAAAACCATTGAACACTGGCTTACGCAAAAACCCTGGGAAGAGCTGGTAAACCGCGCCGGAACAACCTGGAAGAAATTACCCGATACCGATAAACCAACCGATGCAGAAAGCGCCATTGCCCTCATGCTTGAAAAACCGTCCGTTATTCGTCGGCCACTGATTGAACAAAACGGTCAGCTTGTAGCGTTGGGTTTTAAGGCGGATCAATATGCCGAAACGTTTACAGTCTGA
- a CDS encoding group III truncated hemoglobin, with protein MSRKTLDSPEAIRLLVDSFYEKVQKDPLLGPVFTDVAQVDWGKHLPKMYAFWESIILGNNAYDGHPFRPHLIVNQQHTLTIEHFERWLQLFSATIAEQFEGETAQQVRQRATQIALVWANKLEYINNDSYMEG; from the coding sequence ATGTCCAGAAAAACACTTGATTCGCCCGAAGCTATCCGGCTACTGGTAGATTCATTTTATGAGAAAGTACAGAAAGACCCATTGCTAGGCCCCGTTTTTACCGATGTGGCCCAGGTGGATTGGGGAAAGCACTTACCCAAAATGTATGCTTTCTGGGAAAGTATCATTCTGGGAAACAATGCTTATGATGGCCATCCGTTTCGGCCACATCTAATTGTCAATCAGCAGCATACACTTACCATTGAGCATTTCGAACGGTGGTTACAGCTTTTTTCGGCAACCATCGCCGAGCAATTTGAAGGTGAAACAGCCCAGCAGGTTCGGCAACGGGCTACTCAGATTGCGCTGGTATGGGCCAATAAGCTGGAGTATATCAATAACGATTCGTATATGGAAGGATAA
- a CDS encoding nuclear transport factor 2 family protein: MASCHNQEKNQNNNNKQKLSIMENQEKTAIEKTLNTYFGSLNASDVKTAVGSYTADGVFMPTKFPTATGAEQLVAAYENVFKAIQLNVTVKIEEIIIRDDIAFARTLSNGTTLIHATGETTPEENREFFLLRKDNGEWKIARYMFNQPK; the protein is encoded by the coding sequence ATGGCATCCTGCCACAACCAGGAAAAAAATCAAAATAATAATAACAAGCAAAAATTATCAATAATGGAAAATCAGGAAAAAACAGCAATCGAAAAAACATTGAACACTTATTTCGGCTCATTAAACGCATCAGATGTAAAAACAGCCGTTGGCTCTTACACTGCAGACGGTGTATTTATGCCTACCAAATTTCCAACGGCTACCGGTGCAGAGCAATTGGTGGCAGCTTATGAAAATGTATTTAAAGCCATTCAATTAAATGTAACTGTAAAAATTGAAGAGATAATAATCAGGGATGACATTGCATTTGCCCGTACACTTTCAAACGGCACAACACTTATACATGCAACAGGCGAAACGACACCAGAGGAAAACAGGGAGTTCTTTCTTTTAAGAAAAGACAACGGCGAATGGAAAATTGCCCGTTATATGTTTAATCAACCAAAATAG
- a CDS encoding NAD(P)-binding domain-containing protein, translating into MATQSSNTKVAIIGLGNIGKAIATNLTKGNHQVIVASRELDKAQEFASSLSSNVTAEEITIAIKNADVVVPAIYFDKIKDFLKTYANELAGKIIVDVSNPIAPDGNGGFKKVIDQDLSAGKVLNELTPSTAVLVKAFGTLGAASLLNEAFATPERKVLFYASDSTNNNNKIEELIIASGFTPFHIGGIDQSIRIEVFGDLHEFGALGKTVTLEEAKEAVNQHAI; encoded by the coding sequence ATGGCCACTCAATCGTCAAATACAAAAGTAGCCATCATTGGCTTAGGCAATATTGGTAAGGCAATCGCAACAAATCTTACAAAAGGAAATCATCAGGTAATTGTAGCTTCAAGAGAATTAGACAAAGCGCAAGAGTTCGCCAGCAGCTTAAGCAGTAATGTTACAGCCGAAGAAATAACAATTGCTATTAAAAATGCTGATGTAGTAGTTCCTGCCATTTACTTTGACAAAATAAAAGACTTTTTAAAAACTTATGCAAATGAGTTAGCCGGAAAAATTATCGTAGATGTTTCAAACCCAATTGCACCTGATGGAAATGGTGGTTTCAAAAAAGTTATTGACCAGGATTTATCCGCCGGCAAAGTGCTAAATGAGTTAACGCCTTCTACGGCTGTTTTAGTAAAAGCATTTGGTACATTGGGCGCTGCATCATTGCTTAATGAGGCTTTTGCAACGCCAGAAAGAAAAGTATTGTTTTATGCTTCAGACAGTACCAACAACAATAACAAAATTGAAGAATTGATTATTGCAAGCGGCTTCACTCCTTTTCATATTGGCGGTATTGACCAGTCAATACGCATAGAAGTATTTGGCGACCTGCACGAATTTGGAGCATTAGGCAAAACAGTAACCTTAGAAGAAGCAAAGGAAGCAGTTAATCAACATGCAATATAA
- a CDS encoding Crp/Fnr family transcriptional regulator has protein sequence MENIIKHFDKYLPLGDEEKEALTSRLVQRKIKRKQYILQEGDICKYFTYVAEGCFKMYGIDNSGVEHNLLFAAEDEWIADIDSLHKERPSKLFIEAIEPATIFQLSKGDLWYLYTNYPKFDRNFRVIIEDKYIELQNRLLQMFSATAYERYENFLEQYPNLANRLPNTQIASYLGITPEFLSKIRNTRLQK, from the coding sequence ATGGAAAATATCATTAAACATTTTGACAAATACCTTCCATTGGGCGACGAGGAGAAAGAAGCCTTGACAAGTCGTTTGGTACAACGTAAGATAAAACGTAAACAATACATTTTGCAGGAGGGTGACATTTGTAAATATTTCACTTACGTTGCTGAGGGCTGTTTTAAAATGTACGGTATTGACAATTCAGGCGTAGAGCATAATTTGCTTTTTGCAGCAGAAGACGAATGGATTGCTGATATTGACAGCCTGCACAAAGAAAGACCATCCAAATTATTTATAGAAGCTATTGAACCAGCCACTATTTTTCAACTTTCAAAAGGGGATTTATGGTATTTGTATACCAACTACCCCAAGTTTGACAGGAATTTCAGGGTAATTATTGAAGACAAATATATTGAACTGCAAAACCGCCTGTTACAAATGTTCAGTGCAACCGCTTATGAACGTTATGAAAATTTTTTAGAGCAATATCCAAATTTGGCTAACCGTTTACCCAACACCCAAATAGCTTCTTATTTGGGCATTACCCCAGAGTTTTTAAGTAAAATCAGGAACACAAGACTTCAAAAGTAA
- a CDS encoding DUF4197 domain-containing protein has product MKKSTLSAMLLAMTISTTSFGQDSTRQKSSGSGIFGKILDAVTQPSAGTAGGLSSTDIASGLKEALRVGVTNGSAQASKVDGYFKNPLLKIAFPPEAQNIATKLRQIGFSKQVDQFELSLNRAAEDAAKKAAPVFVKAITSMSIQDAVGILQGQDDAATQYLRRTSGQQLVTEFTPIIDSTLKKNNATKYYSDLVNTYNKIPFVKKENPNLTEYATNKAVDGLFILVAQEEKKIRENPAARVTDLLKRVFSKQ; this is encoded by the coding sequence ATGAAAAAAAGTACGCTTTCGGCTATGCTATTGGCCATGACAATTAGCACGACCAGCTTCGGTCAGGACTCAACGCGCCAAAAATCATCGGGTAGTGGAATTTTCGGGAAAATCCTTGATGCGGTTACGCAGCCATCGGCCGGAACGGCTGGTGGTTTATCCAGCACTGATATTGCATCAGGTCTGAAAGAAGCGTTGCGGGTTGGCGTAACCAATGGGTCGGCTCAGGCGTCGAAGGTAGACGGCTATTTCAAAAATCCACTATTGAAAATTGCGTTTCCTCCCGAAGCACAGAATATAGCTACGAAACTTCGCCAAATTGGGTTTAGCAAACAGGTCGATCAGTTTGAGTTGTCGCTTAACCGGGCTGCTGAAGATGCGGCCAAAAAAGCGGCTCCTGTATTTGTGAAGGCTATTACGTCGATGAGTATTCAGGATGCGGTTGGCATTTTGCAGGGGCAGGACGATGCCGCAACCCAATACCTGCGCCGGACGTCGGGGCAGCAACTCGTCACGGAGTTTACGCCTATTATCGACAGTACGTTGAAAAAAAATAATGCAACCAAATATTACAGCGATCTGGTCAACACGTACAACAAAATTCCGTTTGTGAAAAAGGAAAACCCAAACCTGACCGAGTATGCGACCAATAAGGCCGTCGACGGTTTGTTTATTCTGGTTGCCCAGGAAGAAAAGAAAATTCGTGAGAACCCGGCGGCTCGTGTCACCGATTTGCTGAAGCGAGTGTTCTCGAAGCAATAG
- a CDS encoding competence/damage-inducible protein A: MTNTIRAEVITIGDEILFGQITDTNTQWIGTELTNIGIRVVRKSSVGDQADAILPILSEAHQRANVIIITGGLGPTKDDITKKTLCTYFGVGMVRNPDALALVTSFFEKRGRAMTDLNRAQADLPANAVYIQNDWGTAPGMWFEHESRVYVSLPGVPFEMKHLMENRILPKLRQHFKTPIIKHKMIRTVGIGESFLAERIEAWEDALPEHIKLAYLPSFGGVKLRLTATGDNQAELDEQLAGQVEKVMPLIEKNVFGFDDDELEVVVGRLLKEKNLTLGIAESCTGGYVSSQITKVPGSSAYFWGSVVSYSNAVKVTQLGVQPETLDQFGAVSEETVRQMAEGVRLALGTTIGIATSGIAGPDGGTPDKPVGTIWIACATDQRTVARLLRLGQYRDQNIQLTSTYVLNMLREELLNQ, translated from the coding sequence ATGACCAATACAATCCGGGCCGAGGTCATCACCATCGGCGACGAAATATTATTCGGACAAATTACCGACACAAATACGCAGTGGATTGGTACCGAATTAACCAACATTGGCATTCGCGTTGTCCGTAAGTCTTCAGTAGGTGATCAGGCCGATGCTATCCTGCCAATACTCAGCGAAGCCCATCAACGAGCCAATGTCATCATCATTACGGGTGGCTTAGGACCAACGAAAGACGACATTACCAAGAAAACGCTCTGCACCTATTTCGGTGTCGGGATGGTCCGCAATCCTGATGCACTGGCTCTGGTAACCAGCTTCTTCGAAAAGCGTGGCCGAGCCATGACCGACCTGAACCGCGCTCAGGCCGATTTACCCGCCAATGCGGTCTACATCCAGAATGACTGGGGTACGGCACCCGGTATGTGGTTCGAGCATGAAAGCAGGGTTTATGTATCGCTGCCGGGTGTACCGTTTGAGATGAAACATCTCATGGAAAACCGAATTTTGCCAAAGCTCCGTCAGCATTTCAAAACACCGATCATCAAGCACAAGATGATTCGCACGGTAGGCATTGGCGAGTCGTTTCTGGCCGAACGCATCGAAGCGTGGGAAGATGCCCTGCCTGAGCATATTAAACTCGCTTACTTACCTAGTTTCGGGGGCGTAAAACTTCGGTTAACAGCAACCGGCGACAATCAGGCCGAGCTCGATGAGCAACTAGCCGGGCAGGTTGAGAAAGTGATGCCACTCATCGAAAAAAATGTATTTGGTTTCGACGATGATGAACTCGAAGTGGTTGTTGGACGCTTACTTAAGGAAAAGAACCTGACACTTGGCATTGCCGAAAGCTGTACGGGAGGCTATGTATCGTCGCAGATAACCAAAGTACCGGGTTCATCGGCCTATTTCTGGGGTAGTGTAGTGAGCTATAGCAATGCCGTGAAAGTGACCCAACTGGGCGTTCAACCCGAAACCCTCGACCAGTTCGGCGCGGTTAGCGAAGAAACCGTTCGGCAGATGGCCGAAGGCGTTCGGTTAGCGCTGGGCACAACTATTGGTATTGCCACGAGTGGCATTGCAGGCCCCGACGGTGGAACACCCGACAAACCAGTAGGCACTATCTGGATTGCCTGCGCTACCGACCAGCGAACCGTAGCCCGATTGCTGCGGCTTGGTCAATATCGCGATCAGAACATTCAGCTTACATCCACGTATGTATTGAACATGCTGCGGGAAGAACTTTTAAATCAGTGA